In the genome of Dyadobacter fermentans DSM 18053, the window GATGTCTTCCAGTTCATTAAATAGGCCTCTTACGGCGGCAAAAGTGCTGCTTTGGTTCTTAACCGGGATCAGCCCGCGCACGACGGCAAAGTGCCTTTCCTCGACGCCCTTCAAAAATTCGACATATTCCGTATTGCCGGCGGCCGCCATTTTCCCGATTTCGATCAGCCTGTTCGTGACCCCGCCCATGGCAGAAAAAACGACCGCGATGCGTTCGCCTTTTGACAGATTTTCTTCGAGAATACCGATTACTGTTTTAATACTGTCGACCGATCCGACAGAGGTGCCGCCAAATTTAAGAACCTTCATTTAAAGCTATATTCGAAATATGCGAATGTGAACGGCAAAGGGCCGCTCATTTTGAACAGAATGCAAATATAACAATTCAAACGCCGCTTAAAACGAAATCCCCAATCCCGCACCGATATTCGCTACACCCACGAAACGCTTTTCATTGATCGGGATGCCCACTTCGGGATAGTTACCGACGCGCACATTCACCGCCACGTTTTTCAGCTCGGCTTCGGTAGCGATGAAATCGCCGGAAAGATGGAAATACAGCGGACCGGCGATGGGCAGGCGCAAACTCGCACCGGCACCCAGACCAAAACCGCTCGTAGAAGCAGGGCTCAAATGCACAAGAATCTGGTTTTCACCGGATTCGAACCGGCCCGTCATATCCACCGTGGGAGAGGTAACCTGCACATAACCACCCTGAATGTGGCCTTCGAGCTGTACGCGGTTGATGTTGAGGAAGATCGAAGGCCCTACCATGATCGCATTGAACTTCCAGCGCGATACATTCGTGTCCCAGGTATGTGAGGTGGTTTCGTTGATAATGCCCTTTATTTCCGCCACGCGCAGGTCGGCAATGTCCACAATCGGCTGCGGGCGCGTTGTGTTTTTATTCATGCTTCCTGAAAACTTCAAGCCGAACCAGCGGGCAATGCGGAAGTCGTAGTTGATCTGTCCATAATATCCCGAGCCCGTAAGACCCGCGAATGGGTCGTTCAGTTTTTCCCTGGCCAGCTCTCCTACCGGTAAGCTGTATCCGGCGGTTACGGAAAAGAAATTCCTGTTATCGTTCTGAGCCTGGCCGTCGATCTGCACAAATAGGAAAAGTGCAAAAAAGAAGATGATGAAACGTTGGCGAATGTTCATGAATATGGCTGGTTTGTGAGAAGAACTAGTATGGCAAACGAAATTTCCAGCTAAGGTAACATGAAACGTCCCCGATTTATTACATTTTTGTTTGACTACTTAGTTTGGGGAAATTTTATCAACAGTATGTTATATAAATCACTCAAAACCCGGTAAATCGGCGCTGGTATGGAAATGGTAGGGTTTATTTCAAACTAAATCATTAAACCCATGAACAGGCAAGAAACAGACAGGGAAGCAAGAGCCACCAAAAACGTGAAAAACGTTTGGAAATGGATCGTCGGTGTCGGTATCGTACTTTCGCTGATCGCCTGGTTTGGCGGCTTCTTCAACCATGATCAAAACCTGGGACAATCAGATAATCCCGCCGACCGTGGTGCGGCTACTGCCGACAGCGTGGCATCGGATACAGGTACAAGTTTGCGTCCCGACACGGTTTACGAACACGTCCGCGGCACGAACTAGGCTTATTTGATAAGCGCATCATACAAAATCTCGACCGGATGCATGGCAATGCGTCCGGTGCCATCTTTAATCTGATGGCGACAACTCGTTCCCGCAGCGGCGATAATTACGTCCTCCGGCTGCTGGCGGACGGTCGGGAACAACACCAGTTCCCCGATCTGCATCGAAACCTCAAAATGCTCTTCTTCATAACCAAACGACCCGGCCATTCCGCAACATCCCGATGGAATGAGCTGAACATGGAAATTTTCAGGCAATTGCAATGCTTTCTTTGAAGCTGTCATTGTAGAAAGCGACTTCTGATGGCAATGCCCATGCACTTTAATCAATTGATTTTTACTGATAAATGCATTTTTCTGAATGCGCTTATCATCCATCTCCCGCGCTATAAATTCCTCAAAAAGTAAGGCATTCGCGGCGACTTTCTGGGCATCGGCCCGCTGGTTCTCACCAACCAGATCCACATATTCGTCCCGGAACGAGAGGATAGCTGATGGTTCAATGCCTATCAGCGGCGCGTCATAAGTGATTTTGTCTTTCAAAAGGGCCACATTGCGGATCGCCAGCTTCTGAGCTTCTTTTACAAAACCTTTGGACAAATACGAGCGCCCCGATTCCACATGATCCGGGATAATGACCTCGTAGCCGAGCTTTTCGAGCAGCAAAACGGCCTTTTTACCCACTTCGGCATCATTGTAGTTGGTAAATTCATCGCAGAACAGATATACTTTTCGCGAATGTGTCGTTCCGGCCGTTTTCCTGCGTTGATGCTTTTCCCACCAGGTTTTCAGCGTCTCGGCGTCCAGTTTGGGCATGGAGCGGTCGGGATGAAAACCGACCATTTTGTTGGCAATTTTCCGCAATGCGGGCGTTCCGAATAGGCCGTTAAACGCCCAGGGAGCGATCGACGCCAGTTTCATCTGGTTCGAAAAATTGGCGATCAGTTTGCTGCGCATTGGCACGCCGTGCGTCTCATAATATTGCTGCGTGAATTCCGCTTTCATTTTCCCAATGTCCACGCTCGAAGGGCATTCCGACTTACAACCTTTACACGAAAGGCACAGGTCGAGCACTTCTTTTACCATTTCCTGGCTGGTGGCGGGGGCAGTTTCAGGAGTAAGATATTGGCGAAGGATGTTCGCGCGGGCACGCGTGGTGTCGCGCTCGCTGCGCGTAGCCATGTAGCTCGGGCACATGGTTCCGCCGGTAAGCTCGGTTTTCCGACAGTCGCCCGACCCGCTGCATTTTTCGGCGAGGCGGAGCATGCCTTCCTGCCGTGAAAAGTCGAATACGGTGTCGATCTGCGGGTTTGGCTTATCCTGTCCATAGCGCAGAAATTCGTTCATCGGAGGCGTATTTACGATTTTGTTGGCATTAAAAACGCCCTCCGGGTCCCAGATCCGCTTCACCTGCCTGAACATTTCGTACACTTCTTCACCCATCATGAATGGAATGAATTCCCCGCGCAGGCGGCCGTCGCCATGCTCGCCCGACAACGCACCATTATATTTCCTGACCAAAGCGGCGGTATCAGCCAGCACATCCCGGAATTGCTGCTTGCCCTCGCTCGTTTTGAGGTTGATCATCGGTTCCACATGCAGCTCGCCTGCGCCCGCGTGGGCATAGTACGACGCGTGCAGGCCATGTTTTTCAAGCAAAACTTCCAGTTCTTCAATATATGCGGGCAAATCCTCCACGGCCACGGCGCAGTCCTCGATGAGGTTCACCGGCTGCGTGTCGCCGGGCAGGTTGCGGATCAGGCCCAGTCCTGCTTTGCGAATGTCCCAGGCCTTGGCGGCATCGTCGCCGAACAGGAGCGGGTAGGCATAACCGAGGCCCTCCGCCTTCAATTGGGCAACCAATGCGGCGGCTTTTTGCTCGACTTCCTCCTTGGCGATTCCCCAAAACTCCACCATCAGCATCGCCGCCGGGTCGCCTTGCATGAAAAACCGGTTTTGAGAATACACATTATGGTTTTTGGTAAAGTCCATAATGTATTTGTCCACCAGTTCAGATGCCTTCGGATCGTGCTGCATGGCCACGCGGTTGGCGTGCAATGCTTCTGCTAGGGAGTTGGTATGCACGCACACCACGCCCACGGCAGCGGGCGGGGCATCCACGAGGGCGATTTTGGCCTCGGTAACAAAGCATAATGTGCCTTCCGAGCCCGCAATGAGGTTACATAAGTTGATATTACCCTTTTCAAAATTCCTGACAAGCGCGTCGAGGGCATAGCCGGAGTTGCGGCGGGTGACGGTTGGTTTGGGGAACTGCTTTTTGATTAAATCCTGGTCAATGGGATTGGATATCAGCCCAAACATCCCAGCCAGGATCGATTGCAGCCGCTGGCCTTTAACCTGCTTTTCGCGGATCGCGGTGGTGAAATCGGCAATGGATTGTTCGCTAAAAACGGCTTCCGAGCCATCGGAAAGCAGCACTTTCACTTCCAGCAGGTGATCACGCGTGGCGCCCCAGGTAATGGAATGCAGCCCGCACGAGTTATTCCCGATCATCCCGCCGATCATCGCCCGGCTCGCCGTGGAAGTTTCCGGACCGAAAAGCAGTCCGTAAGGTGCGAGGTGCTTGTTCAGGTCATCGCGGATGACGCCCGGCTGCACCCGCGCCCACTTTTCAGCGGCATTCACCTCGATAATCTTCCTGAAATGCTTTGAAATATCAACCACAACCCCATTTCCTACCACCTGCCCGGCCAGCGACGTCCCGGCGGCACGGGGAATGAGCGTCACCTTGTTCGTTCTCGCGAATTCGATGAGCGACCTCAGGTCGTCGACCGACTTCGGCAGCGCCACGGCCAGCGGCATTTCCTGGTAAACGGACGCATCGGTGGCGTAAACAGCGCGTTGCGCGGCGTGCAGCGTGGAATCATCATGATACAACTCGCCATCGAATCTGGCGCGAAGCGTATTGAACTGGAATGTTGAAACGCGGGTCATAGGAACAATCGATATGCGATGGCGAAGTTAAGGCAGTTGGCCTATTAATGCGCTGAAAAACTGCATTAATGTACTGGCGGGCAACGCTCAGTAAGCCACCGGATCAGATACCGCTGTGAGTTACGTATATTGGCACAATTTTTACACCCACCTGTTTTGGTAAAAAACTGTTTTCCCTTTCGATCCCATGAGAAACATAAACATTCTGATCCTCACACTATTCAGCTGCATTGCATTCAGCTGGGTTTCATTTGCTCAAAATACCGCCAATATCACGCTCACGGCTTCCAAACAGGCCCCGGTGACTGTAACGCTCGTGCTGGAAGATGTACATTTTCACCCCAATCTGGGCACGGGCCTTGCCGATGCAAAGCTCGATGCGGTGGCGTCGGTAAATTTTGCCGAAAAAACCACCGAAAAGACGGTTATCCAGCTCAATGAGCCTAAAATGATGCGCTTGCAATATAGCGGTGGCGGCGTGAATAAAACCTGGATGTTGTTTCTGCAACCCGGCGATGACCTGACGGTGGCCGTGGGTGAGAATGCGGATGTGACCTTCACTGGTAAGAATGCGAATTATCAGACATTCCTGAAAAACTATTTCCTTGAAAATCAATACCAATACCTGCCCGTTTTTGGCTATAAACCGTCTCAGATCGATAACAAAAGCGTAATCCAGCAAAGCGACAGCCTGAAAAAGGCACGGCTCGATGCCTTCGAAAAATTCAAAATGGCCAACCCCGTGGTGCCTGCATTCGAAGCTTATGTGCTGGCTACAACCGCTACCGAGCCTTCGCTCACCCGGCAGCTGATCCAGGAAAAGATCATGCGCCGAAACCGCGTGGCCAAACTCGACGCCACCCAGCGTAAAGAGTTGGAAGATTTCACACTTACCGATTTCAAAATCCAGCCCGACGACGCATTACTGAGCCAGGCCTACCGCGACGAGCTCCGCAACTGGGCGCTCATTCCCTCCACCCGCAAGTTCCCGCTCGAATCGGAAACCCGTTACGAAATCAGTCCCGAGGCATTGAAGGATGTATACGCATTCAGCAAGGAAAAACTGGCCGATTATCCTAAACAAAAGGAATACCTGGCCACTTACTGGCTCAATTACGCCGCTACGGCCATTCCGAATGTCGAAACCGCCAAAACGCTGCTCGCCGACTATAAAACCACATTCCCGCAATCACCTTATACCGAGTACATTTCCAACCTGATCCAGACCAAAGAGGCATTGCAGCCGGGTGCTCCAGTGACAGATATCACGCTCCTCAATACGGACAGCGCTGCCGTAGCCGTTTCGTCGTTGCAGGGCAAGCCGGTTTTGATGGTGTTCTCGTTCAGCATCGGCCAGCACGAGCCCGGTTTGAAGGTTTTGGAAGATAAATATGCCGATAAAGTGACGTTCGCCTACGTGTCCGTTGCCACGGGCATTCCGCTGGGGACGTGGAAACAATACGTGAAAACGCGGCCTACTGCCAAACATTTATGGGCTTCGGACGAGAATATCGAAGTTTTGAAAGAAAAATACGGCATCGACATCCGCTATCCGTTCCTCGTGATCGACGGTTCGGGCAAGATCGTGAACCGCTGGATTCCGCAGGAATTCCCTAATAACAAAACGCTGGAAGCCGAATTGCAGAAGGTAGCCAAATAATGCAACAGGTGCGGAGCAGGCGCTCCGCACTATTCTGTAATACGAATGGCGTGAATCGGCTCGTGGTATTGATAGGAAATGCGCAAATCGCAATTTTCGCAGATCTGCTTCACAATCGCCAGTCCGAGCCCCAGCGACTCGGCGCCGGTGGATTCCTTCTTGAACCGCTCGAACAATCGCTCGGGATCACTTTTCAATGCATGACCGGTGTTGCTCACCTGCACATAATCAGCACCTGATTCCAGCCTGAGCTCCCCGCCCGGATAATTGTGCCGGATCGCATTGTTAATCAGGTTCGTAAGCAGAATGTCGGCCAATGCAGGCGACATCAGTTTCCGGAAACTGCCGGTGGATCGCACCACGACACGAATTTCCTTATGCTGCAAAATGTCCTCGAAATCTTTGAGTTTGTTCAATGCGAGCTCCGAAAGATCGAGCTCCTCCTGCTCGGTAAACTGCTGGTTCTCAATTTTTGCCAACAATAACAATCCCTGGTTGAGCCTCGACATCCGCCGCGCGGCATGGTAAATTTCCTCGATCCAGTAAGTATGGTTTTCGCCGAGATCGCCGGATTGAATGAATTGCTCCACACGTGCATTGATAAGCGCCAGCGGCGTCTGGATTTCGTGGGACGCATTTTCCGTAAATTCGCGAAGGCTCCGGTAATCGTGCTGCATTTTGGAAGCCATTTTCTCCATCACATCCCCCAGCTCGTTAAACTCGGTAATCTCGCTGCGGACGGTTTCGAGCGGCTCGTTTTTGGTCCAGTCAAAATCCTTGATCCGCGCCAGCGAATCGTAAAAAGGCTTCCAGAGCTTGCCGGACAGCACCCGGTGAAACAGGAATGTGCTCACCAGCAGCAGGCCTAAGAAGGCGATCATCGCCACCGAAATGGCTTCAATGAGCTTGTAAGACTCGATCATCGACTTCCGGATGGCCACGCGGTAGGGCGATCCGCCGATTAATGTGTAGAAAGTGAGCTGCCGGAACGGGTCGGCGGTTTCGTCGTAGCGGTTGCTGATCAGCGTGTCGGTGAATGCGACCTCGTTTTTGAATTTCCCGTACACCGGCACCACTTCAATTTTGTTTTCGACAAAATAGGAATTGTTGGACCAGGTGTCGTTGCTTCGGACATAGGCTTCAAAATCCTGCTTTTCGACCATCAGCCGGCTTTCCACCTCGTCGTAGATCATGAAATTGATGATCCAGTAAAAAGCGAAACCCACGGCCGCGTAAATCAGCAGCGAGGCCATCAGGTAAATGCGGCTGGCTTTTTCGAGAAGTTTCAAGGTGCGGTAAATTTATATCCTATCCCGTAAATCGATTGAATGTAATCTTTTCCGCCCTTCTCGACGATCTTCCGGCGCAAGTTCTTGATATGCGAATACACCATATCCAGCGAGTCCGCCGAATCCATATTATCGCCCCACAGGTGCTCGGCGATGGATTCTTTCGTTAATGCGACGTCGATATTGGACAAAAAATAGAGCAGCAAATCGTACTCTTTTTTCGACAGCGTGGTTTCAATGTCTTTAATAAAAACCTTCCTGGCAGGCAGGTTCACCCGGATATCTTTCCAGGTCATATCATTATTTCCTCCAAAATTGCGGCGGCGGATCAGCGATTTTACCCGTGCATTCAACTCGGAAAGATGGAATGGCTTGGTCATATAATCGTCCGAACCTATTTCGAGACCTTTTAGCTTGTCTTCCAGCGTATTACGGGCCGAAATAATGATAATTCCCGTCGCGGCGGCGATCTTTTTCAAGGTTTGGATAATGTCAAAACCATTGCCATCGGGCAGCGTGAGGTCTACGATCGTGCAATCGTACTGGTACAGGCTGATCTTCTCATCGGCTTGCCAGAAAGTGTTTGCCACTTCGCACACGAACCCTTCGCGGGAGAGATAATCCGTGATACTTTCGGCCAGCCCTTTCTCGTCCTCCACAACTAATATTTTCATTCCGCTATTAAAAGATACTTTACAAAAATACATCCGGAATCTGGAAACATTTAGGAAGGATAAGCTGGTAATAAACAGCCCTTTGCAAGTTTCCGTTTCCCAAATGTTTCCAGAATTGGGCTCTAATTTCGGCTAAAAATATCTTTAACCCGAATTATGAAGCACTCCCAGTATCATTCCGTTTCCCGCATTTTTCCGCCGGGAAATGTGCATTCACCGGCAAGGCTCGTGCGCCGGATTTTCGAATGCAGGTCCCATTGGTTCACAGTTCTTTTAGTCGCTTTCATGAGCGCGCAGGCCGGCGCCCAGCAGCTCCGACTGCACGAGGCATTGGAGCAGGGCAAAGGCAATTTCCCGTTCCTCAAAGCCAAGCGTGCCGAAATCCACAGTGCGGAAAGCCGCATCAAATCCGTTAAAACCGACTATCTGCCCGCATTCATCGTGCAGGATCAATATACTTACGCCACCAGCAACAGCGTGGCCGGCGCATTTCTGCCCAACGAGGGCAGCGCATTGTCGCCCTCCGGCGGCATTCGCCCCGAAAACCATTACACCCCCACATTCGGCAGCTTCACCACGGCGATGGTCGACTGGAAAGTGTTCAATTTCGGAAAAGTGAAAGCCCAGGTCAACGCTGCCAAAGCCGATCTCGCCCGCAGCCAGGCCGACTATGAGAATGAGCTTTTCCAGCATCAGGTTAAGATCATCGATGCCTACCTGCTGTTGCTGATCAACCAGAAACTGGTGGACGCGCAGCGCCAGAACCTCGAACGGGCATCGATTTTCAAGCGTGTTACCGACGCAGCCGTGAGCTCGGGAATGCGCCCGGGCGTGGACAGTTCCCTGGCCGCTGCGGAATATGCCAAAGCGCAATTGCTGCTGCTGGAAAGCCAGCGGTCGGAAAAAGCGCAGCGACTGCGGTTTTCGGAGCTTACCGGCGAGCTGCGCGACAGTGTCCAGGTGGATATCATGGGTTTTTACTCCCAATTGCCGATTGTGCCGGGCGAAGCGACTTCATTGCTCAAAAACCCTGCATTGCGGTTTGCGCAGGCACAGATGGACGCCTCGCTGGCACGTAGCCTGGCCGTGAAACGGTCCTTTTTACCCTCGATTTCCCTCGTAGGCGCCGGTTGGGGCCGCGGGTCGGGCATTTCCAACAAGGACGACTCTTTCCACACCGATTTTTCGAGCGGTGTCAAATACCAGGTCTTCAACTACCTGGTCGGCGTTTCCACGCGCTGGAACCTGACCGGCATCCTGAAAGTAAGGAACGACTACCACGCCGAACAATTCCAGGTGGAGCGTTTCAAATCGCTGTACCAAACCCAGCAATTACAACTCGACCGCCAGGAGCGCGAATCCGAAATCCAGTTCCAGCTATCGCTCGCGCAAGCGCGCCTCACGCCGGTGCAACTCGCAGCCGCCCGCACGGCTTTCAACCAGGCCGAGGCGCGCTACCAGAGCGGCATGACCGACCTGTTTACATTGGCCCAAAGTGTGAATGCATTGAACCGCGCCGAAGTGGACAAGTTTGTCACCACCGGCAACGCCTGGCGCTCGCTGCTGCTGAAAGCCGCCGCAGCCGGCGACCTCGACATTTTTTTGAGCCAGATAAACCAATAATATTATGTATCAACTCATCAGAACTGCCCTCCGACAGCCCATTTCTATCGTGGTGGTCGTGATCGGCATCCTATTTTTCTCGGTTTTGTCGATCCGGAGCATTCCGGTCGATATTTTCCCAAACCTCGACTTACCGACCATTTACGTGGTGCAGCCCTACGGCGGTATGGCTCCCGACCAAATGGACGGCTTCATCGCCACGCGCTACCAGGACCACTTTCTGTATGTGTCGGGGATTCGCGATGTGGACGTGAAAACGATCCAGGGTTTGTCGCTGATCAAACTGTCATTCTACCCCGGTACCGACATGGCGCAGGCTGCTGCGGAGGTTGCCAACAACGTCTCCCGCGCGAAAGCCTACATGCCCGAGGGCACGGTGCCTCCGCAGGTAGTCCGTTTCGATGCGAGCTCAGTGCCGATCGGGCAGATGGTTTTCGAAAGCGCTTCCCGCTCGCTGAACGAGATCCAGGACTTCGCCTCGTCGCGTGTGCGGCCGATGTTCAGCCGGATCGAGGGCGTTTCCAGCCCGCCGCCATTCGGTGGTAACCAGCGTACGATCGTCGTGCGCGTGGACCCGGAGCGCATCAGAAGCTACCATCTGACCCCGGAAGAGGTCATTAAATCCATCATTGCCAACAACCAGCCCTCCCCCGCCGGTAACATCCGCATGGGCGACAAAACTTTGATGACGCCCGTTAACTCTCTCATTAAGAAACCGGAAGACTTCCTTAACATCCCGATTCGCGTGGGAGCCGGGCCTACCGTGTTCATCCGTGATGTGGGCGTGGTGGAAGATGGTGCTGATGTTACCGTGAGCTACGCGCTGATCAATGGCCGCCGGGCGGTTTATATTCCGGTAGTGAAAAAATCTGACGCGTCGACGCTGGATGTGGTGAACAATATCCGGGCTGCATTGCCGCAATTACGGAATGCGGTGCCGGAGGATGTGAAGATTTCCTACGAATTCGACCAGTCGGTGTATGTGACCAACTCGCTCAAAAGCCTGATTACCGAGGGTATTCTCGGTGCATTGCTCACCGGTTTGATGGTGCTGCTCTTCCTCCGCGACTGGCGCAGCGTGATCATCGTGATCGTCACCATCCCGATTTCGATTCTTTCGGCGGTGATTTTGATGAATTTATTTGGACAAACGATCAATATCATGACATTGAGCGGGCTGGCATTGGCTATCGGCGTGCTCGTGGACCAGGCGACGGTGACAATCGAAAACATTCACCAGCACCAGGAAATGGGTAAACCGAAGGAACAGGCCATTTGGGATGCTTGTAAGGAAATCGCATTCCCTGAATTCCTTATTTTGCTGGCGATCCTGGCCGTTTTTGCGCCGTCGTTTGTGATGAGTGGTATTCCAAGATCGATGTTTTTACCACTCTCGCTGGCGGTCGGTTTTGCGATGATCGCTTCGTTTTTGCTCTCTCAAACCCTGGTCCCCGTGCTTGCAAACTGGCTTTTGAAAGACCATCCGCACCACGAGGCGCCCACATTGGCATTGGATAGCCAGGAGATTAAGGATGTGATTGAGGAAGGCGAGCACCCGTCGCTGCCCCCTACCGGTTTTGAAAAATTCAAACTAAAATACCTGAACGTGCTCAACGGCATTATGGGCAAGCGCCTGATCGTGCCGGTATACCTGGTCGGCACCATAGCACTGATCGTCGGCGGATTCTTCCTCATCGGCACCGACATTCTTCCGAAAGCCAACAGTCACCAGTTTCAAATGCGCATGCGGGTGCCCGATGGTACGCGCGTGGAACGTACGGAAGAGGCTACATTAAAGGTTTTGAATCTGATTCAATCGGAGGTCGGGAAGGGGAATGTCGAGATATCGTCGGCTTATGTGGGCACGGTGCCTTCCAGCTACGGTACTTCCAACATTTTCGTGTTCAACAGCGGCCCGCACGAGGCGGTTTTGCAGGTGTCGTTAAAAGAAGAATTTCCGGTGAGAATGGATGCATTAAAGGAAAAACTGCGTGCGCGGATCGCCAAGGAAATCCCGAATCTGGCCATTTCATTTGAACCGATCGAGCTGGTGGACAAAATTATGAGCCAGGGCGCTTCTACGCCGATCGAAGTGAGTGTGGCGGCCAAGGATGTAGAAGAAGCCGGAAGGTTTGCCCGCAAAATCCGGAAGGAAATGGAGCAGATCGCTTTCCTCCGCGATGTGCAGATCGCCCAGCCATTGGAATACCCGGTCCTGGATGTAAAAATCGACCGCGAACGCGCAGGGCAGCTGGGCATTACCTCTACGCAAGTGGCGCGCTCGATGGTAGCAGCCACGTCGTCCAGCCGTTTTACGGATAAAAACCTCTGGCTCGACGACGCCAAAGGGCTCGCTTACCAGGTGCAGGTCCAGATTCCGGAATACCAGATGACTTCCGTCGAAGACATTGGTACTATTCCATTGAAAACCGGCGTGAGCAACCCATTGCTGGCCGATGTGGCTACATTTTCCGAAAAAACCGCCCCCGGCGAATACGACCGCGCCGGCCCCAACCGACTCGTGACTGTGACGGCCAACATTCATCAAAAAGACCTCGGTGCAGCCACTACCGCCGTTCAGAAAGCGATTAAGAATGCAGGCGAGTCGCCACGCGGGGTTATTGTAGAATTAAAAGGCCAGACCGACCTGCTGACCGAAACATTGAGCAGCCTCCAAACCGGCCTGCTGATCGCCGTGGTGATTATGTTCTTGTTGCTGGCGGCTACTTATCAGTCATTCAAACTGTCGCTGGTGGTACTTTCCACCATTCCGGCCGTGGTGGTGGGCTCGATTGGCCTCCTCCTGCTCACCGGCGCGACACTGAACCTGCAATCCTACATGGGGCTGATCATGTCGGTAGGTGTGTCGGTAGCGAATGCGATCCTGATGGTGACCAATGCCGAAAACCTGCGCCTCCAATTGCAGGATGCGCATAAGGCGGTCACCCTCGCGGCTGGCAGCCGTATCCGCCCGATCCTCATGACGAGTATCGCGATGATCGCCGGGATGGTCCCGATGGCATCCGGCATGGGCGAAGGCGGCGACCAGATTGCCCCGCTCGGACAGGCGGTAATCGGCGGGCTGATCGCCTCCACATTGGCATCGCTGCTCATTTTGCCTGCCGTATTCACGTTGGTGCAGCGCAAAGCGTCCGTCAACTCGGTATCCCTCGATCCCGAAGATCCCGAAAGCAATTTTTTCCGTAAAAAACTCCAAACATCCGTTTCCATGAATACCCTGAAATCCATCCTGATACTGATCACCGTCGCCGTCGGCCTGAGCGCATGCAGCAGCACCGCCGAAACGAGCGATAGCCACGAAGCCAAATCCGCCGGCGAAGCCGCGGCGGGTAGCGCAAAAGAATCGGCTGCTGTGGAACTGGCTTACGTGAAAAGTATGAAGCCCGCCCGGCAAGTAGCATTACCCGGTGAATTGAAGCCGTGGAATAAGGTGAGCATTCATCCAAAAGTGAAGGGGTTTGTCAAAACGGTCAATGTGGATCGCGGGACTTTTGTCAAAAAAGGCCAGGTGCTGTCGGTGCTGGAAGCGCCGGAAGTCATTTCGGAACTCAGCCAGGCCAAAGCACAGCTCATTGCCGCCGAAGCAGCCTTGCATGAAATCACTACGCGCTACCAGGCCACCGCATTGACATACAGTAGATTGCAAAAAACCAACCGCACGGAAGGCGCCGTGTCGCTCAACGAGCTGGACCTTGCCAAAGCCCGCGCCGCGGCAGACAGCGCTGCCATGTCGGTTGCGAAAGGCAACGTACAGGCCGCCAGGTCATTCATGGAAACCAAAACGGAGCTATCCCGATACCTGACGGTTACGGCACCGTTCGACGGCATTATTACCGAAAGAAATATCAGCCCAGGTGCGCTGGTAGGTCCGGGAGAAGGTGGCGCGAAGCCGTTGTTCATTCTGGAAGATCATACCAAACTGCGCCTGACACTTGCGATTC includes:
- a CDS encoding FAD-binding and (Fe-S)-binding domain-containing protein, whose protein sequence is MTRVSTFQFNTLRARFDGELYHDDSTLHAAQRAVYATDASVYQEMPLAVALPKSVDDLRSLIEFARTNKVTLIPRAAGTSLAGQVVGNGVVVDISKHFRKIIEVNAAEKWARVQPGVIRDDLNKHLAPYGLLFGPETSTASRAMIGGMIGNNSCGLHSITWGATRDHLLEVKVLLSDGSEAVFSEQSIADFTTAIREKQVKGQRLQSILAGMFGLISNPIDQDLIKKQFPKPTVTRRNSGYALDALVRNFEKGNINLCNLIAGSEGTLCFVTEAKIALVDAPPAAVGVVCVHTNSLAEALHANRVAMQHDPKASELVDKYIMDFTKNHNVYSQNRFFMQGDPAAMLMVEFWGIAKEEVEQKAAALVAQLKAEGLGYAYPLLFGDDAAKAWDIRKAGLGLIRNLPGDTQPVNLIEDCAVAVEDLPAYIEELEVLLEKHGLHASYYAHAGAGELHVEPMINLKTSEGKQQFRDVLADTAALVRKYNGALSGEHGDGRLRGEFIPFMMGEEVYEMFRQVKRIWDPEGVFNANKIVNTPPMNEFLRYGQDKPNPQIDTVFDFSRQEGMLRLAEKCSGSGDCRKTELTGGTMCPSYMATRSERDTTRARANILRQYLTPETAPATSQEMVKEVLDLCLSCKGCKSECPSSVDIGKMKAEFTQQYYETHGVPMRSKLIANFSNQMKLASIAPWAFNGLFGTPALRKIANKMVGFHPDRSMPKLDAETLKTWWEKHQRRKTAGTTHSRKVYLFCDEFTNYNDAEVGKKAVLLLEKLGYEVIIPDHVESGRSYLSKGFVKEAQKLAIRNVALLKDKITYDAPLIGIEPSAILSFRDEYVDLVGENQRADAQKVAANALLFEEFIAREMDDKRIQKNAFISKNQLIKVHGHCHQKSLSTMTASKKALQLPENFHVQLIPSGCCGMAGSFGYEEEHFEVSMQIGELVLFPTVRQQPEDVIIAAAGTSCRHQIKDGTGRIAMHPVEILYDALIK
- a CDS encoding TlpA family protein disulfide reductase produces the protein MRNINILILTLFSCIAFSWVSFAQNTANITLTASKQAPVTVTLVLEDVHFHPNLGTGLADAKLDAVASVNFAEKTTEKTVIQLNEPKMMRLQYSGGGVNKTWMLFLQPGDDLTVAVGENADVTFTGKNANYQTFLKNYFLENQYQYLPVFGYKPSQIDNKSVIQQSDSLKKARLDAFEKFKMANPVVPAFEAYVLATTATEPSLTRQLIQEKIMRRNRVAKLDATQRKELEDFTLTDFKIQPDDALLSQAYRDELRNWALIPSTRKFPLESETRYEISPEALKDVYAFSKEKLADYPKQKEYLATYWLNYAATAIPNVETAKTLLADYKTTFPQSPYTEYISNLIQTKEALQPGAPVTDITLLNTDSAAVAVSSLQGKPVLMVFSFSIGQHEPGLKVLEDKYADKVTFAYVSVATGIPLGTWKQYVKTRPTAKHLWASDENIEVLKEKYGIDIRYPFLVIDGSGKIVNRWIPQEFPNNKTLEAELQKVAK
- a CDS encoding sensor histidine kinase, producing the protein MKLLEKASRIYLMASLLIYAAVGFAFYWIINFMIYDEVESRLMVEKQDFEAYVRSNDTWSNNSYFVENKIEVVPVYGKFKNEVAFTDTLISNRYDETADPFRQLTFYTLIGGSPYRVAIRKSMIESYKLIEAISVAMIAFLGLLLVSTFLFHRVLSGKLWKPFYDSLARIKDFDWTKNEPLETVRSEITEFNELGDVMEKMASKMQHDYRSLREFTENASHEIQTPLALINARVEQFIQSGDLGENHTYWIEEIYHAARRMSRLNQGLLLLAKIENQQFTEQEELDLSELALNKLKDFEDILQHKEIRVVVRSTGSFRKLMSPALADILLTNLINNAIRHNYPGGELRLESGADYVQVSNTGHALKSDPERLFERFKKESTGAESLGLGLAIVKQICENCDLRISYQYHEPIHAIRITE
- a CDS encoding response regulator transcription factor — its product is MKILVVEDEKGLAESITDYLSREGFVCEVANTFWQADEKISLYQYDCTIVDLTLPDGNGFDIIQTLKKIAAATGIIIISARNTLEDKLKGLEIGSDDYMTKPFHLSELNARVKSLIRRRNFGGNNDMTWKDIRVNLPARKVFIKDIETTLSKKEYDLLLYFLSNIDVALTKESIAEHLWGDNMDSADSLDMVYSHIKNLRRKIVEKGGKDYIQSIYGIGYKFTAP